One Archangium violaceum genomic window, CCTGGAAGGACACCTTCTCCTGCTGCTGGAAGCGCTCCAACAACAGGTCCACCAGCACGTTGTCGAAGTCCATGCCGCCCAGGAAGATGTCGCCTCCCGTGGCCAGCACCTCGAACACGTTCTTGTCGATGCGCAGGATGGTCGCGTCGAAGGTGCCACCGCCCAGGTCGTAGACGAGCACCTTCCGGGTCACCTCGCGGTTGAGCCCGTAGGCCAGCGCCGCCGAGGTGGGCTCGTTGAGGATGCGCTCCACCTTCAGCCCCGCCATCCACCCCGCCCGGCGCACCGCCTCGCGCTGCGGCTCCGAGTAGTACGCCGGCACCGTCACCACCGCGCGCTCCACCTTCTGCCCGAGGTGCTGCTCCGCCAACTCCTTGCACTCGCGCAGGATGATGCCCTGCACCTCTTCCAGCGACAGCACCTTGTCGCCCATCCGCACCGCCGCCCGGCCTCGCGCGTCGGGGACGATCTCGTAGTGGAAGCGCTCGCGGACCTGGTTCACCACCGCGCTGTCGAAGGGACGGCCCACCAGGCGCTTCGCGCCGTAGATGGTCTGCTCCGGGCGCAGCAGCACCTGGCTCTTCGCGCGGTGGCTCACCAGCAGCTTGCCCTGCGAGGAGAGCGACACCACCGAGGGGATGGTGTTGTAGCCCTCACGCGAGCGCAGCACCATGGGCTTGTTGTTCATCACCACCGCCACGCACGAGTTGGTGGTGCCCAGGTCGATGCCAATCACCGGGCCCTTGCTCTCGATGTTCGCGGGCGGCGTGAGGAAGACGGTGCTCACCTGCCCAGGAGAGCTCTTGGGCTCGGAAGCGAGCGGGGCCGCCGGCTTCGCGGCCACGGGCGCGGGCGTGCCCACCTGGGACTGCGCCGGGGCGATGGGCGCGGCCGGAGTCACGGGCCGGGCCGCGGGGGGTGGTGGAGCCGGCTTCCTCGCGACGGGCCTGTTGAGCTTGCCCGCCACCGGCCGCGCGAACTCGAGCGGCTCGTCATCATCGGACGACTCCAGCTCGAACTCCACCGCGCTCCCGCGATGGACGGAGGCCGCCGGCTTCGGGACGGCGGGCGTGGCCGCCGCCGAGAGGTCCGCCAGGTCGAACTCCTGCATGCTCCCGGACGGGCGTGGCTTCGCGGCGGGTGGGGCCTCGACCCTCGGGCTCGCGGGCGGAGGCGTGCTGGCGATGAGCTCGTCGAGCGGGATGTCGACGGCGGTGATCGGCGGAGGAGGAGGCGGAGCCAGGGGCTCGCTCGGGCGGGCCACGGGGACGGGCCGCGCGACGGGCATGCCGGGGGACACCGGCGACACCGAGGGAACCGCCCGCACCGGAGGCACCACCGGGGCGACCGGCGCCGCTGCGAGCGGCCTCACGGTGGCCACCGGCACGGCGGCAACCGGGGGCGGCGTGTTCGCGGGCATCGTGGGAATCGCCGCGGGCGTCGCGCCCTTGCGCTGCAACATCCGCTCGACGAGCGCCTGCGAGGGCGCGTCCAGCTCCGTGAACTGGATGCCCATGCCGGGAGGGCCGGACAGATCCTCGGGAGGCCGCACCCAGCGCACGATGGCCGCGCCCCGCATCACCCGCAGGCCGTCGGCGATGCGCACCTCGAACTTCACGGGCGTCCCCACCGGTTGCGGCTCGCGTGAACGGATGAACATGCCCCCAGGGCTGATGTTGACGGCGAACTCCTCGACGAAGCTGCCTATGTCCGTGTGCTTGAGCTTTACCAGCAGGCCCACGGCCTTGCGTTCCGTGGTGCGCCGTCCCTGATCCATGTTTCTGACTGTCGCGGGTCCCACTGTCCCGCTCAAGTCTTTCTCTCCTCCTTCGCCTGCCTGCCCGCCGCTCACACGATACAGGTGCACACATGAGCGACCCCGGTAGGCCTCGCCCCGCGAAACCCTTTAAGTTCTTCGCGCTTTTTGGGAAATCGCAGGGGCCTCGGACTGGAAGTTCACGGAGTCAGCAGACGCAGGAATGCATCCTGGTCCCAGGCGTTCCCCGCCGCCGCGCCGCCGTGCCGCTGGTAGCCCGCGAGGGTGACGCCCTGGCCGGGGACGACCCCCAACGCGGTCCCCGTCACCGGACAGTCCCCCTCGGGGCACTCACCGGGTGACAAC contains:
- a CDS encoding TIGR02266 family protein, with the protein product MDQGRRTTERKAVGLLVKLKHTDIGSFVEEFAVNISPGGMFIRSREPQPVGTPVKFEVRIADGLRVMRGAAIVRWVRPPEDLSGPPGMGIQFTELDAPSQALVERMLQRKGATPAAIPTMPANTPPPVAAVPVATVRPLAAAPVAPVVPPVRAVPSVSPVSPGMPVARPVPVARPSEPLAPPPPPPITAVDIPLDELIASTPPPASPRVEAPPAAKPRPSGSMQEFDLADLSAAATPAVPKPAASVHRGSAVEFELESSDDDEPLEFARPVAGKLNRPVARKPAPPPPAARPVTPAAPIAPAQSQVGTPAPVAAKPAAPLASEPKSSPGQVSTVFLTPPANIESKGPVIGIDLGTTNSCVAVVMNNKPMVLRSREGYNTIPSVVSLSSQGKLLVSHRAKSQVLLRPEQTIYGAKRLVGRPFDSAVVNQVRERFHYEIVPDARGRAAVRMGDKVLSLEEVQGIILRECKELAEQHLGQKVERAVVTVPAYYSEPQREAVRRAGWMAGLKVERILNEPTSAALAYGLNREVTRKVLVYDLGGGTFDATILRIDKNVFEVLATGGDIFLGGMDFDNVLVDLLLERFQQQEKVSFQGDRIALSRVTDAAERAKVALSEASSYDVHIPMLMMDETGQPRDMHVTLTRADMEKACLPMVMRTLDVVRDVLLDAKMRPGEIDDILLVGGQSRMPLVREKLKEVFGKPPHAGVNTDEAVALGAALYSNAVDKVSSVVLIDVLPMTIGVAMPGGAFTRVIERNTPLPAQRSFAISTTRDNEEVMELSIFQGEDTHISANEYLGTVRLEGLPKGPKGSVRVAVTLRLDSECVLHVNAQEYSTRKEMKATLATRYTPEELRQRLGVASDAARAAEERRGQDLKERSGRFWGFLKKVVGKA